From one Lycium barbarum isolate Lr01 chromosome 6, ASM1917538v2, whole genome shotgun sequence genomic stretch:
- the LOC132644651 gene encoding protein PELPK1-like, translated as MAQHYNLTSLFMLTFIYFMQDHMITTATARRLLEMPLLEIPKPEFSKAPTLQKHVSKPEIPNWTKLEIPAGPKPDGPTTSKPEFPSWPKPKLPSWPKPKVPAAPKPEIPSMPKPELPSWPKPEKPATPKPEFPSWPKPELPSWPKPEDPTAPKPEIPSVPKPEKPAAPKPEFPSWPKPEVPAAPKPQLPSWPKPEVPATPKPELPSWPKPEVPSAPKPELPSWPKPEKPAAPKPEKPATPKTEFPSWPKPQLPSWPKPGVPTAAKPTKPELPSWPKPKTPAAPKPEFPSWPKPEIPSMPKPELPSWPKPEVPAASKPELPSWPKPTLSPPHKPATP; from the coding sequence ATGGCTCAGCATTACAACCTAACCTCTCTCTTCATGCTCACATTTATCTACTTTATGCAAGACCACATGATAACTACTGCAACTGCACGTCGCCTTCTAGAGATGCCTCTTCTTGAAATTCCTAAACCAGAATTCTCGAAAGCTCCAACCTTGCAAAAGCATGTGTCAaagcccgaaattccaaattgGACAAAGCTGGAAATCCCCGCTGGCCCAAAGCCTGATGGCCCGACAACTTCAAAGCCCGAGTTTCCAAGTTGGCCAAAGCCCAAGCTTCCATCTTGGCCAAAGCCTAAGGTCCCAGCTGCGCCGAAGCCTGAAATCCCAAGTATGCCAAAGCCAGAGCTTCCATCATGGCCAAAGCCTGAGAAACCTGCTACTCCAAAGCCTGAGTTTCCAAGTTGGCCGAAGCCCGAGCTTCCATCTTGGCCAAAGCCTGAGGACCCAACTGCGCCGAagcctgaaattccaagtgtgcCAAAGCCCGAGAAACCTGCTGCTCCAAAGCCGGAGTTCCCAAGTTGGCCAAAGCCTGAGGTCCCAGCTGCACCGAAGCCCCAGCTTCCATCTTGGCCAAAGCCTGAAGTCCCAGCTACGCCGAAGCCCGAGCTTCCATCTTGGCCAAAGCCTGAGGTCCCAAGTGCACCGAAGCCTGAGCTTCCATCTTGGCCAAAGCCCGAGAAACCTGCTGCTCCAAAGCCCGAGAAACCTGCTACTCCAAAGACCGAGTTTCCAAGTTGGCCAAAGCCTCAGCTTCCATCTTGGCCAAAGCCTGGGGTACCAACTGCGGCGAAGCCTACAAAGCCTGAGCTTCCATCTTGGCCAAAGCCTAAGACACCTGCTGCTCCAAAGCCAGAGTTTCCAAGTTGGCCAAAGCCTGAAATCCCAAGTATGCCAAAGCCCGAACTTCCATCTTGGCCGAAGCCTGAGGTCCCAGCTGCGTCAAAGCCCGAGCTACCAAGTTGGCCAAAACCTACGCTTTCTCCACCACACAAACCCGCTACTCCTTGA